The Dermacentor silvarum isolate Dsil-2018 unplaced genomic scaffold, BIME_Dsil_1.4 Seq242, whole genome shotgun sequence sequence gaatgccacattattcatcggacgagcacggcttaccatccgcaaactaatgggctcacggaacggttcaaccgcactctcggtgatatgctcgcggtgtacgtggcatctgatcatgggaactgggaccgcaTACTTCcttttgtcacgttcgcatacaacaccgcgacacaggctactacgggattttcacctttcttcctcctatatggacgggaaCCATTggataccatcgacactctccttccataccgtcctgacgcttccgagtacccacctgtgtacgaagctgcccgacgagccgaagagtgccgccagctcgcgcgcacctttacgtcacaagagcaacagcgccagaaggaaggccgcgccgactcgctgcccagtcccacgtatgctccagggtctcttgtatggctggctgttccttgccaaactccaggcctttcctcaaaactcgaTCCAAAAcacgaagggccttaccgcgtcttggagcgaacgtgcCCGGTGAATTTTCGCAttgagccactttctccatctgacgacatgcgccggcgtggacgtgacctcgtccacgtggagagtctcaagccctaccatgaccctctgcccaCAAcatcttaggtcgccaggatggctctttttctgcgggggcgattgtgaagaagaagacgcgcctccgtccagcggcatcgccaacgctcggcccgctctcctcgcgctgttggtcgctggtgtcttttggagacggtgctccacgctgcctcgccgttcttggaactcgaagcgtccttgaaggacagcgTCAATAAACCTCTTCTAAGTATTTCAGCAAAGTGGCCACGATGTGATTGCTTTAACGCCGTAACTGTTTAACTATACGACAACACGAGCAAATTATCAAATAAACTTACACAAGTCAGTTTCCGTAAAAGATAACCATACGCAGATGCTCAGATTTCAGGCTATAGCGTAGTATAGTATCGTTAATACAATGTGCTATAGTATCGTTAAGGTACTATAgcagaatagtgtttgcctgagctcgttggttgcacatagcacaattggtttccagcagaacgtacagcagaaagggacgacgacacacgctggacgaCACACGGTGGACCTTTCGGTCCGTGTCCGTatgttctgctggaaaccatttgagCTATGGACTATAGCACATTGCTGAGAAATGGGCATATAAAGAAAGACATTGCTGTAAATCAGGGAAAACGCGTGTCGGTCGTGCGCTTCGTTTGTTCGCGCTGTTGACTTCGACTTACTTATGGCAAACATACCAGTTGTCCATCTCTTTACGTTAAAAACGTTTTTAGTTAAAAACTTTACGTTTTTTTTCATCTTTCTACGTTTATCTTGGACCTGCAAATAGCTAACGGGCTACGTAAACCCGATGGAGATCAGACCTGACCACCGAAAGTACGGCGGCAGTAGCAGTAATTCGCAAGTTGGTGTCCGTACATGCAGTAGGCTTGTCCCTTATACCAGTCACAACGACTAATATCCTTCACATCAATCATGTTTTCCGCGCTAACACGTACGGTGCCTTCGAAAACGACGTTGCCGGGCGACAGCTTGACGTCGACCAAGTAATGACTCGTGTTCTTTGCGAGCTCAGCCGGCGTCGCCTGCAGCAACGTGACGTCAATCACTCGGAGCAGTTGGTACTCGGCACACTTTCGCGTCGACCGCGTTAACTCCCCGTTGACATCAGAAACAATCTGATTTGCCATTGCCCTGGCCAGCGCACCAGATACGGCTGCATCACCCCGCACCCTGCACGCGCACCACTTGTGCTTGATGGACGCATCGCTGCACGTCCTCTCGCCCGGTATCTGGTGAAACAAGCTGAGTCCGTACGCAGTACGCGGTCGCTTGCGGACGGGATAGTCGAGCAGCTCGACGAGCGTCGCGTGCAGGTCAAAGGGCGTCGTCAGGCGGCGCTGGTTGATACGAAGATTCCGAGCTGCCTCGGGATTCTTCTCGAGGAACCACGACGGAAAGACGAGGAATGCGAATGGCTGGATGTCTTCGAGCCTACCGATGTACGTGGTGCGCACGTCACCGAATTGCAATCCGTGGTCGCTGAGGAACACGAGAACGGTGTGGTTGAGCACGCCGGATGCGTGCACATCTTCAAGCAGTCGCCGGACAGGTTCGTCCGCATACGCTGCGTTGTTCAGCCATTCGTGCGCTAATTCGACGAACCAGGTGTAGGTGAAGGAAGGCCGCTCCGACATTAGGTTCAGGTAGTTGGCAAGGTAGCCCAGCAGCACTTTGGACGGTATTGTGGGTCCCAGGCAGCTTACCCGCAGTTCTTCTTCAGTGTTCTCGGTTAGGTCCTCCATCAGCTTGATGACGTGTCGTAGATAATAGTCAGTCGGCGCGCGCCAGAAACCTTTACGGTGGAAGCTTTTAAAGAGAGAAAACTGCGTCCACTCCTCGAGAAACATGGTCCTGTATCCCCGTGCAGCATATTTGCGCCAGACAAATCGGGAACTCAGGTTGTCGTAGGCTCCGGCCGCCTCCGCCTCGTCGGCTTCGAAGTCTTTGAGGCCTGTGAGGAGGGCCATCAGGTTCGGGTAGCTGTTCTCCCCCACTTTGTTGTATCCATGAAGTTCTAAAGCGCCGAGTTTGTCCCGCACAAATACCGCGGTCTCCGGCAGGTGCCTGTCAAAGTTCAGGTGCGACACCGCGTCCAGACCAAGTATTAGGACGCTGAGGTTGTGGGGCGTCCCTCTACGAGCGTTTCGGCAACGCTTCTCGACGTTGTTTTTGAGGAGCGGGTTCAGAAGTAACTGTTTGTGAAAAGGTCTCTCCGGGGACTTCTTCGTGCCACATTCTACGAGTACAAACTCCTCTTTCAGCGCCCTGTCGAACAACAATCTCACTTGGCGCCCGTACACGTAATGCTTGTGTGGAGCAGCTAGTGATTCGTTTCGGTAGACTTCCTTGTAGAAGCAGTCGAGGTCCTCAGGAAGCACACCGTGCTCCTTCAAGTTCTCCGAAAGTACGGCTGGGATACCATTCCTGGAATATACAAAATTTGTGCGTCCAGGCAAGAGCGAAGTTCACAGAATGATTAAGGTTTCAAGTGATCAACAATAGTGGAACAAGGAATATTGCTGTAGTCTTCTACAGCGAGAGCCCTTGGTCGACCATTATAGTCAgatttgaatatgtgtttggtGATGAGAACAAGATTTCGTGATACTTTGCGTTCTTTTGAAAATTGCCTTCATTTTCACACAGAACAAATTAGGGAAAGCGCCGCAGCCTAAAAGCGACAAAGTAGTAGCTCGAGCGGCCCTGAGGCCCAACATAAGTAGGCTAAATGTATGGCAAAGTCACAAGAACGCCGTTAACAGTGAAATTAATACCATACTACATACAAAAGTACACTCAGTCGAAATACCAATTACAAAAATTAACATTGTATATACAATTTTGAAATAGCGTCTGAGTGCAGTATCACAATATTTGAAATTTAGTGCGTCGGAGTATAAATAAAGGAAAAATTTCAGAAATCCCTCGTGATCATTTGACGCTAATAGAAAGTGTTATGCACTAGAGGTTACAAAATATCGCTCGAATTTTTGGGTGCTAGCATAAATATTTTACTTTTACTCCTTGTGTATGTAAGATCTCTGGCAGCGGGAACTGCAGTTTGATTACCTAAGTTAGTTGGTATTCGAGAAACTGGAATCTTTTAAGTGCGTC is a genomic window containing:
- the LOC119434799 gene encoding uncharacterized protein LOC119434799, coding for MAIPPFLRMLRCRCRLVPALSAVILISAGLWTFLSTGDRWERPVPIGHRIRTAGCTLPRFDPFDPTVKPFIRHGVERAKCPGKPNFLTIRNGIPAVLSENLKEHGVLPEDLDCFYKEVYRNESLAAPHKHYVYGRQVRLLFDRALKEEFVLVECGTKKSPERPFHKQLLLNPLLKNNVEKRCRNARRGTPHNLSVLILGLDAVSHLNFDRHLPETAVFVRDKLGALELHGYNKVGENSYPNLMALLTGLKDFEADEAEAAGAYDNLSSRFVWRKYAARGYRTMFLEEWTQFSLFKSFHRKGFWRAPTDYYLRHVIKLMEDLTENTEEELRVSCLGPTIPSKVLLGYLANYLNLMSERPSFTYTWFVELAHEWLNNAAYADEPVRRLLEDVHASGVLNHTVLVFLSDHGLQFGDVRTTYIGRLEDIQPFAFLVFPSWFLEKNPEAARNLRINQRRLTTPFDLHATLVELLDYPVRKRPRTAYGLSLFHQIPGERTCSDASIKHKWCACRVRGDAAVSGALARAMANQIVSDVNGELTRSTRKCAEYQLLRVIDVTLLQATPAELAKNTSHYLVDVKLSPGNVVFEGTVRVSAENMIDVKDISRCDWYKGQAYCMYGHQLANYCYCRRTFGGQV